The genomic region TCCACTTTAATAGAGCACATTCTTTTTGTGCACATGTTTAGAATTTATGCTTATCTTAGCATTTCCATTCAgcattttttaatgttatattctGTGTAAAAATAGGTAGGTGGCAACACAGCTAGTGGCTAAACCCTTATGTGACAGGAATACAGTACACACATGAACACTCAAACAAACACATGCAGCAATTGTTTTTAGTATAAATTTAAAGTCCTAATAGAAATACAATATACATGTCACTTTAAACTGTTAACTTTATTGAAGAACAAAGAATAATCTGTTTTGCGTGAATTGGATAGTGTATATCTTGTTTTAGCAAATTACCCCTCATTGTTACATCTGTCCCCAGTCGTGGGGTAGGTTGTAACAATGAAACTCTTTGTATTTGACATTAACTCACATCTGTGAATGTGTAGTAGACAAATGTGGCTACTGTTTTTCAAAGTTTGAGAGATTTAGCACAAACGACCACTGAGTTAATGATGCTCAAACAAAAAGTTACTTTCATCCCTAGTCACACGTTATCAAATACTATGAATGCAGTTTTGAAGTCCATTAAAGAACTTGAGCTGGCATGAAggaacaaacaaaacaattacAAGACCATGCAATTACAGCAATAAACAGCAGTTACATAATAAGTGTAGATAAAATATTGTGCACGTGTGATATCAAGCGTTTTTACAACAAATATCTTGCACATGCATAAACAAGGTTCTTAAAGTATGTTGTGTGTGTGATGAAAATTTGTGTAATATATGTTataaggaaaacaaaacaaaacaacttgGATTATTATGAGCTCTTCCACAGTGGTGGAAAGTGTACTGAAAATTTGTACTCAAGTAACATTGCTGAAATAATACTTAATTAACAAGTACAAATGCAGGTGTTAAAAAAACAATTAAGTACAAAGTACTAATCAAAGTCTTCTCAAAAACTACTCAGAGTACTAGTACTTTTTAGCCATTGATATTTCATGAATTGACAAAAAAACAATTGGAAATCAATGGAAAAATAGAATATTCAGTAGGAACACAAACATAACTTTGCTTTCCATTTATTACTTAAAAACACTTAAAGCAAGTGAAAGAAATATCTACATATATACATCTATGTAagtatatacagcctttgattggTCAGCTCAATTTTGATTCTCAATTTTGTTTCTTAATCACCACATTCTGTTGGCAAATTGGCGTAAATGATTAATTACCCTAATGTCGCTCCAAACTCATAAGATTGTcttttatcttcggaacacaaatgaatatatgtttgatgaaatctgagatgtTTCTAACcctgcaaaacaaaaataacaattttattcaacaatttcttgttttctttgcgcacaaaatgtattattgtggcttcataacattatggttgaaccactgacattACATGGACTTTttttatcaatgtctttactacatttctggcccttgaatattcagttacattgctgtctatgcagggtcagaaagctctcagatttcattaaaaatatcttaatttgtgttctgaagatgaacaaaggtcttactggttgtTGTCTTActggatgagtaattaatgacagaatttttaattttgagtaaactatccctttaaatgagaATTTACTCACCATGGGACAAGACACTCAGCTCACAAGATGGGACATGATATGAGGTTTCAAAATGAGAATGAAActagatttttacttttttttattctcaaTTAAACAATACATGACTGGAAAAAAATCTGCCAGTGCATTTTGGAATGTTTTAATTTAtcttgtaaatgtcttttttgtaCTTTCTAAGTATGAATTATCATATGCAATAAAAGACAATGATATCCAAGCATTGTAAAAGGTTTTGCCACAAACTCAACTGACTGGCTTCTCTTCTGTATGATTTCACGTGAGTCTCTTCAGACCTCAGAACTATGAGCTTCTAGAACTTCTGATTATATTATCCTGGTCTTCCTCTGGATTATCTGATAATAACATAAAGTACTTACTGGAATTGACCATGTAACCTTCTGTAATGGACTTGTTGAAGGGCCCTTTGTGAAGAGATTTGTGTTCACTTTAATTTGGAACACCCCTACAAATGGCATCCTCTTCCCAAAGTGCCTTTCAACAGTACAAAAATGCTATTTGGAGTTGTCATATGTACAAGtgaaaaaattcacaattctagATAATAGACGAGTTGCCTAGTTGTGACATTGAAAGGCCCATGCATATCAAATAAATGGGGAAAATTGTGATAcgtaattaataatatatataatttatatttgtaGCGCGATCAGTCAGAGGAAAATCAAATCTTTAACAAATGGTGATACTCTTACATTTTTCTTTACATGTAGTTGTgatttcatgtaaaaaaaaaaaatctatagaaatatatttttatcattttgaatTTAGATGTAGCTACAGTGacatgcgaaagtttgggaaccccttactgaaaatgtgaataattttaacaaaataagatatttagtaatcatactttgcatgttattttttatttagcactgtcctgagtaagatattttacataaaaataaatgtgtacatataatccacaagacaaaaaatagctgaaattattaaaataacacccttcaaaagtttgggaacctttggttcttaatgctgtgtgtgcttatctaaaaaaaaatgttgttttgtgatggttgtgcttgagtcccttgtttgttctgaacggTTAAActaagcactgttcttcagaaaaatcatccaGGTCCtccagattcttcagttttccagtgtcttttgcatatttgaacccttttcagcagAGACTTTatgatcttttcacaccgaggacaattgagggactcaaacgcaactattaaaaaaggttcgaacattcactgatgctccagaaagaaacacaatgcattaagagctgggggtgaaaacttttgatgttaaaatctttttttttttttttttttttttgttaaaatatatatatattttccatttagtactggaagcaacagaagatacttgcatgttttctgGAAggcaaattaagtacaatttaccttgatctttaaatgtaaaaaaattctcCATTGTTGTATTTTTTGTTTCTAATACATCCATGACATGTTTACAGAATTAATGTGTCACAATAATAAATGCCTAATTTGAAGGTACTGGAAGGCAGCAAATGTAACTGCAAAACAGTTCTTTGGAACCACCCACGAAACAACACCACTGGTGCAAACACCCCtcttatttcacaaaaaaaaaattgcatttacttTAAAATGACTTTCAAATCATGTTGCCTGGTTTAGTTTTGTGATTTTTAGGgtttatatttcattatattcACTGTTGTTCTCCATATCCCTTTAACAGACATCCTGATATACCGCCAGCCATGTCTCCTGTGTATGTGGTTGGCATGCTGGGACTTTTGATGAAGGTAGTTGTGCCTATGTGTACTCCCACTGAGTACACCATTTACATCGAGAGGCAGGAGTGCAATTACTGTGTGGCTGTCAACACCACCATCTGCATGGGCTTCTGTTTCTCCAGGGTAAGCGCATGCGGTGTGAAAAAGTGAGAAAGTTGTTGTATTGAGAACTAGATCCAAGCAGAGATCCAGCTTGCAGCACGACAAACTCATTTCCACCAATGATAATTATGTTATTGTTTGACAAACCAGTTTGACAGACCTTCTGTGGAATACAATCAGTGATAAAACTGTTATTTCCATTGAATATAAATATGTTTTGGGTTCCACGGAGGAACAAAGGTTGAGTGGGTTCAGAGAACCAGAATTTTCTGATTCATAACCTCAGATGTTTCCTAAAATGATTTAGTGACAATGTGACATTTCATCCTATAGGACAGTAATGTGAAGGAGTTGGTGGGTCCTCGTTTCCTGGTTCAGAGGGGCTGCACCTATCAGGAAGTAGAGTACCGGACGGCCGTCTTGCCCGGCTGCCCTTCACATGCGGATCCTCACTTTACCTATCCGGTGGCACTTAGTTGCCACTGTAGCACCTGTAACACACACAGTGATGAATGTGCCCACAAAACCAGCAACGCTGGGATGAGATGCTCCAAACCTGTCCGGCATTTGTACCCCCAGGAGAACACTTACATGCAGGCATATTGGGAACAGTATgagtaatgtttgattagtactTGATGAAAGCTTAAATAAAACAGTGTTTATGCTGTAGCAGCTGACTGTGGACAGTAGTTTTTTAGATAATCGTTATGTAAACCTTATGTTGCAAAGTTACCTAACAcattatatttactgtattttatttctcATGTATGATGTCTTTAAAGAGGCCAAAAGTGGTTAAAAAGAAGGTGTGGTTTTAATGGGGTTCAAATACTTATGCTTTTATGGATACTAATGTCCATTCTGTGAGATTTAATGTTTTAGTGTTTAATTGGTGGTgcttctataaaaaaaaatacagtgaaaatccACCCATAAAACATGAGTTTTTATCATTATTGTTAGTGTTTATGGTTTAACAGTTTAtgtctgaaattattcatactgtGGTTTCCAGTAGGTTGTAAAGACAAAGGCAAGGCGTGCAATAGATTAAAGCAAAACGAGAGGTGAGGTAAGTAATTTCAGTCTCGGCACCAACAAACTTTCATTgcaatttgcatttattttacattttggcaAAATGGTAGCTAATtcatatatatttgtataattcctttcatgtttttttttttttttttttttttatgtgtttttatatGAATCACCttgtataaaaattatattttgtggtTTCCAATTGGTTGTAGAACAAGGGCTAGTCATGTAATGGGTTTAACCAAAACAAAAGGTGATGTGAGTAATTTGAATCCCAAAACCAACACTCTTATGTCAATCCCTATCTACTGTACATTTTGGCAGATTAGTGTCTATttcatatgaatttgtacaaTCTCTTATGTCCCAATAATGTTTAAGTATATTGGTGTGGTTAGGTGTAGGCCTTCATGCTTAGTTTATTcaacaaaatgtacattttcagTGAATCACATTGTACAAGTTCATACAGAATCATTCATTCATACTCTGTTGTGGCTTAAAGTTGCAGTtgtttcttttttacattttggcaAATTGGTGGATAAATCATGAATTTGTATGATTTCTTTCGTCCGTTTTCATACAATATGTTTACATCCCACTAACAGTTAGATTTGGGGtggtccttaaagggatagttcacccaaaaatgaaaatcaccccatgatttactcaccctcaagccatcttaggtatatatgactttcatctttcagacaaatacaatcggagttatattaaaaatgctcTGGCTCTTCAAAGCTTTTTAATGGCTATGAATGAGTGGTTATATTCAATAACAATAGAAGTCCAAAAAAATGCATCCatacatcataaaaagtactttgCACAGGgcagtgaataaaggcctcctgaagcaaatcaatccatttttgcaagaaaaatttccatatttaaaactaaatctaaaacttTTTCAATCTATAGCTTTCTCTAACTGTTGTAACACTCTGGTGAGAAGTGACAAATATGGAAGCACAGAGGAGAGCGCAAAACAAAACACAGGTCATGAataagaagtacaaaacaaggatttgtaaagaaaaatgccaGAGGATTTTAATATAAGCCAATAacagactggttttcctttgctaaacaaAATAAACTTAGTGAAAGCTAAGGAttatagtttataaagttttaaatatggatatttttcttacaaaaatgcattgattttctTTTGGAGTCCTTTATTAACCcctgagccatgtggagcactttttatgatggatggcaCTTATTTGGACTTTTATTGGATTATTAAATATTAccacccattcactgtcattataaagcttggaaaagccagggcacttttaaatataactttgactgtatttgtctgaaagaagaaagttctTAACACATAGggtggcttgaggatgagtaaatcatggggtaataattttatttttcatatttgggtgaactgtttcttaATGCTTCATGCTAATATTTTTTCATGCAAACCACGTACAAATTCATATGAAATTAAATCAGGTTAGCCAGAACTGTAAAATGACTGAATAATGGTAAACAGGTTTCCAAAATATTCAACTTGTCTGCCATTAGTCATCAAACAGATCCTGCCTTAAAACGCACAGGTTAAACCAATGTTGCCAAGCTGAGCTTGGAAGCTAAAAGGGCCATTTAACGACTGATTCTGAAATTGTGCCACTTGGTAAAGCATTGTGTTGCGTAAATGTTGTTCATTAAAAGAACTCCAATGAATTGAACAACCATAGTATCATTGACATTTAATGCCTAATTGCCTAAGAAGTAGCCGTCATTGTGATGTGTTTGTGTCTAGTAAATGAGCACTCATTGCTAGATAATGCATATTTAGAGAGGCAGGCAGCTGTGGGTTATTTATATTATGAGCTCCGAGGATGGTTAACCCAGCTTTGCTTTCATTCTAGTCCTTTTTTTACTGACTTTATAGGCCATATTGTATTTTATGGGAAATTGTAACCAGCCATTACTGTCTTTCTTTTATGCCTGTCACGCAATAACatgttcttcttttttttatgtgCCAGAAAACAGAAGAGTTATAGAAGAGTCTGGTGAGAGAATTGCCTAGAGATGGGTCAAGAACTGACACCACGGTCACATGCTTGGGGTTCGT from Garra rufa chromosome 12, GarRuf1.0, whole genome shotgun sequence harbors:
- the tshba gene encoding thyroid stimulating hormone subunit beta a codes for the protein MWVIWLEGISFIHAAQEMMMETDGDQIQCLYKNSSLSTQAGLTRSSRHPDIPPAMSPVYVVGMLGLLMKVVVPMCTPTEYTIYIERQECNYCVAVNTTICMGFCFSRDSNVKELVGPRFLVQRGCTYQEVEYRTAVLPGCPSHADPHFTYPVALSCHCSTCNTHSDECAHKTSNAGMRCSKPVRHLYPQENTYMQAYWEQYE